One [Clostridium] saccharolyticum WM1 DNA segment encodes these proteins:
- a CDS encoding DUF4139 domain-containing protein: MAKITTCEDTKEIALTIYNGGFGAVKERRTVHLENGVTELIYADVSQKIETDSLIVDGINILEFNYDFDLVDRDKLLRKYIDKAVYLKDRKTGDKKNCRLLSIECGGRCVLEDSETKEIYLDTQAELVLPSLPSGLIVKPALVWKTDGKAAEDVLVSYLSGGFTWTANYVVELKDGTLNLIGWAEIENKCGMSFENAKVKLIAGEVNRIKDEDDEIDSRYYVCESAAAPQAEEKAFFDYHMYTLNQRTTLKDNQSKQICILSGNQIPYKQYYKLDLHEEKADVIVEFINRKDDGLGIAMPKGKIKLYKEDEADGSLEFIGEDHIEHTAKDETLKLSIGKAFDIAFEYSEVDRKKAAGFEHYTYECIIRNHKNTEAEISFEPYVWGIWEMVKSSHEFIKKTATQLEYRLSVPADSEVLVRFEYKIDRRTEVIVKK, from the coding sequence ATGGCGAAAATTACTACTTGTGAAGACACAAAGGAAATAGCATTAACAATCTACAATGGTGGATTTGGTGCTGTCAAAGAAAGAAGAACAGTTCATCTTGAAAATGGGGTTACAGAGCTGATTTATGCAGATGTTTCACAGAAGATTGAAACGGATTCACTGATTGTTGATGGTATAAATATTCTTGAATTCAACTACGATTTTGATCTAGTTGACCGAGACAAATTGCTAAGAAAGTATATTGATAAAGCGGTTTATTTAAAAGATCGTAAGACCGGAGATAAAAAGAACTGCCGGTTGTTGTCTATTGAGTGCGGCGGTAGATGTGTATTGGAAGATTCGGAGACGAAAGAAATCTATCTAGACACACAGGCGGAGCTTGTCCTTCCATCATTACCTTCCGGTCTCATTGTAAAACCTGCATTGGTATGGAAAACAGATGGAAAGGCAGCCGAGGATGTTCTGGTTTCGTATTTGAGTGGCGGTTTCACTTGGACTGCCAACTATGTAGTTGAACTAAAAGATGGAACCTTAAATCTTATTGGTTGGGCAGAAATCGAGAACAAATGCGGGATGTCATTTGAAAATGCAAAAGTAAAGCTTATTGCTGGTGAAGTCAATCGGATTAAGGATGAAGACGATGAGATTGATTCAAGATACTATGTCTGCGAATCTGCAGCTGCACCTCAAGCAGAAGAAAAGGCATTCTTCGACTATCATATGTATACGTTAAACCAGCGTACAACGCTCAAGGACAATCAATCGAAACAAATATGTATTTTGTCAGGAAACCAAATTCCGTATAAGCAGTACTATAAGCTCGATTTGCATGAAGAGAAGGCGGATGTAATTGTAGAGTTTATTAATCGCAAAGATGATGGACTTGGCATAGCGATGCCGAAGGGCAAAATAAAGCTGTATAAAGAAGACGAGGCTGATGGCTCACTTGAATTTATCGGTGAAGATCATATTGAGCATACAGCAAAAGATGAAACTCTCAAGTTATCTATTGGCAAGGCGTTTGATATTGCTTTTGAATACAGCGAGGTTGATCGAAAAAAAGCAGCAGGATTCGAACATTACACGTATGAGTGTATCATTCGAAATCACAAAAATACTGAGGCTGAAATCAGCTTTGAACCATACGTATGGGGCATTTGGGAAATGGTAAAGTCCTCTCATGAGTTTATAAAGAAAACTGCTACACAGTTGGAATATAGATTATCTGTGCCAGCTGACAGTGAGGTATTAGTACGGTTTGAGTACAAGATTGACAGACGTACTGAAGTAATTGTGAAAAAGTAG
- a CDS encoding caspase family protein, with protein MRKALIVGINNYPNSPLSGCINDANEIASMLERNEDGTKNFFVKRAIDVQSKGDLKGLIHECFSGNDDIALLYFSGHGYIDSIGGYLVTPDFAPNDYGVSMHEILTIVNDSKCKNKIVILDCCHSGFMGGINTSGQNTATIAEGVTILTASRSDQYAIETDGRGVFTSLLIEAINGGAADVTGHITPSGIYAYIDKSLGPWEQRPVFKTNVTRFLPIRTVKAQVNIEVLKKLTQYFIDSSDEMGLNPSFEPTNSVDVEHKVIEPYADLNNVAIFSDLQKLEGVGLVVPCGEEHMYYAAMNSKTCKLTSAGRHYWRLVKEEII; from the coding sequence ATGAGGAAGGCACTTATTGTAGGTATCAATAATTATCCAAATAGTCCGCTATCAGGTTGCATAAATGACGCAAATGAGATTGCATCAATGCTTGAGAGAAACGAAGATGGAACAAAGAATTTTTTTGTAAAGAGAGCTATAGACGTCCAGAGTAAAGGGGACTTGAAGGGACTAATTCATGAATGCTTCTCAGGGAATGATGATATAGCATTGCTTTACTTTTCAGGTCATGGATATATCGATTCCATTGGCGGATATCTTGTGACACCGGATTTTGCTCCGAATGATTATGGGGTTTCAATGCATGAAATATTGACTATTGTTAATGACTCAAAGTGTAAAAATAAAATCGTTATATTAGATTGCTGCCATTCAGGATTTATGGGCGGCATAAACACATCTGGTCAGAATACAGCAACAATAGCTGAAGGTGTTACTATTCTAACTGCAAGTAGGTCGGATCAATATGCGATAGAAACCGATGGGCGAGGAGTATTTACATCATTATTGATTGAAGCAATTAATGGCGGGGCAGCTGACGTGACAGGTCATATTACTCCTAGTGGTATCTATGCCTATATTGATAAGTCTCTTGGCCCTTGGGAACAAAGGCCGGTATTTAAAACAAATGTCACTCGTTTTCTGCCAATTAGAACGGTAAAAGCACAAGTCAATATTGAGGTTTTAAAGAAACTAACTCAATACTTTATAGATTCGAGTGACGAAATGGGACTGAACCCATCTTTTGAACCTACAAATTCTGTTGATGTTGAACATAAGGTGATTGAGCCTTATGCAGATCTAAACAATGTAGCAATATTTTCTGATCTTCAAAAGTTGGAAGGGGTCGGACTTGTTGTTCCGTGTGGAGAAGAACACATGTATTACGCTGCAATGAATTCAAAAACCTGCAAATTAACATCTGCTGGGCGACATTATTGGAGGCTAGTCAAAGAAGAGATAATTTAA
- a CDS encoding ImmA/IrrE family metallo-endopeptidase: MPNREYIQNVANKLIKKFDTRDPFQLCQAIGVEVFYADLGNLKGMYKYLKKNRFAVINENLDPFTKTLVCAHELGHDILHQNLARKVCLQEFILYDMKSRPEYEANLFASEILLPDDIILNLARDGYDIEQISKELCTDINLIALKVSSMNTRGYRFDNTIDAKCNFLK; this comes from the coding sequence GTGCCAAATAGAGAATATATTCAAAATGTCGCCAATAAGCTAATCAAGAAATTTGATACCCGTGATCCTTTTCAACTATGCCAAGCAATCGGTGTAGAAGTCTTCTACGCTGATCTTGGCAACCTGAAGGGTATGTACAAATACCTTAAGAAAAACCGGTTTGCAGTCATAAATGAAAATCTGGATCCATTCACTAAAACCCTTGTTTGTGCCCATGAGCTTGGCCATGATATTTTGCATCAGAATCTGGCCAGAAAGGTTTGCCTGCAGGAGTTCATCCTCTATGACATGAAGAGTCGCCCAGAATATGAGGCCAACCTTTTTGCCTCGGAGATTCTCCTTCCTGACGATATCATTTTAAACTTAGCCCGTGACGGCTATGACATCGAGCAGATTTCAAAAGAGCTTTGTACAGACATAAATCTGATTGCTCTTAAGGTATCCTCGATGAATACAAGGGGATATCGGTTCGATAACACAATTGATGCAAAATGCAACTTCTTAAAATAA
- a CDS encoding toll/interleukin-1 receptor domain-containing protein produces MKNETKANRIPENLEGQMKFFISHKQEDEEIVKKLALYFKLREVDFYLDLLDSKLTEDGKALTDHIKSNLNNCTDIIVVMSEKTRFSQWVPFEVGIATQMELPIASFLKSEVQLPGFLSYWPRLKTPGDIDKYLDARELVAEKMKILYENRQFASRKNTEIEMFYKQVKSKL; encoded by the coding sequence TTGAAAAATGAAACAAAAGCTAATAGAATACCGGAAAATTTGGAGGGGCAAATGAAGTTTTTTATTTCTCACAAACAAGAAGACGAAGAAATTGTCAAAAAGTTAGCACTGTATTTTAAATTACGAGAAGTGGATTTTTATCTGGATCTTCTGGATTCAAAATTAACTGAGGATGGTAAAGCACTAACGGATCATATCAAATCCAATCTGAACAATTGCACAGATATTATTGTTGTTATGTCTGAGAAGACTAGATTTTCTCAATGGGTTCCGTTTGAAGTAGGAATAGCCACTCAAATGGAACTACCAATTGCATCATTTCTAAAGTCTGAAGTTCAATTGCCGGGGTTCTTGAGTTATTGGCCAAGACTTAAAACACCTGGCGATATTGACAAATACCTTGATGCAAGAGAGCTTGTGGCCGAAAAAATGAAGATCTTATACGAAAATCGTCAATTTGCTTCACGCAAGAATACTGAAATTGAAATGTTCTACAAACAAGTCAAATCAAAGCTTTAA
- a CDS encoding TIR domain-containing protein → MYNLFISHSWNYSDAYEKLIQLLNNADRFEYRNYSVPKNDPIHNAPNQYLLKEAIKRQMNSANCVIILAGVYSSYSKWINVEIDLAKKGFGTPKRIIAIEPWGAEKTSAVVKAAADEIVKWNTQSIVDAIRRQSK, encoded by the coding sequence ATGTATAATCTATTTATTAGTCATTCATGGAACTATTCAGATGCATACGAAAAACTGATCCAACTACTGAATAATGCGGATCGATTTGAATATCGGAATTATTCAGTCCCGAAGAATGATCCAATTCATAATGCGCCTAACCAATACTTATTGAAAGAAGCTATAAAACGGCAAATGAATTCTGCAAACTGTGTCATAATTCTTGCGGGTGTTTACTCATCCTATAGTAAGTGGATAAATGTTGAAATTGATTTAGCGAAAAAAGGTTTTGGTACCCCCAAAAGGATTATTGCAATTGAACCTTGGGGAGCAGAAAAAACATCGGCAGTCGTTAAAGCTGCTGCTGATGAAATTGTTAAATGGAATACACAATCAATTGTCGACGCTATTAGAAGACAGAGCAAATAA
- a CDS encoding phosphohydrolase, with translation MDNNIAERYESLKSMVAERKSQFDRLISFMENETTWLIAPASTKYHLCKESGLLEHCVNVAESMLKIREALDPDISEESCVIVSLVHDLGKVGMPGNPQYLINEPTDKQQQSGYKADPPYRFNKNLTYLSVPVRSLYLASKHIDLTEEEVQAIVYHDGQYVDDNRSVATHEEPLTLLLQYADSWSGFVIEK, from the coding sequence ATGGACAATAATATTGCCGAAAGGTACGAGTCTTTAAAAAGCATGGTGGCCGAGAGAAAAAGTCAATTTGACAGGCTAATAAGCTTTATGGAAAACGAAACCACATGGCTTATAGCTCCAGCAAGTACGAAATATCATCTTTGTAAAGAAAGTGGATTGCTTGAGCATTGTGTCAATGTTGCGGAATCTATGCTGAAAATTCGAGAAGCACTGGATCCAGATATCAGTGAGGAAAGCTGCGTCATTGTCTCGTTGGTTCACGATTTAGGGAAAGTGGGGATGCCTGGGAACCCTCAATATCTTATAAATGAACCAACTGATAAACAACAGCAAAGTGGTTACAAGGCGGATCCACCATACCGATTCAATAAGAATCTAACGTATTTAAGCGTTCCAGTGAGAAGCCTATATCTTGCTTCAAAACATATAGATCTCACGGAAGAAGAAGTACAAGCCATTGTTTATCATGATGGTCAGTACGTTGATGATAACCGGTCGGTTGCAACACACGAAGAGCCTTTGACATTGCTGCTGCAATATGCGGATAGCTGGAGCGGGTTTGTTATTGAAAAATGA
- a CDS encoding helix-turn-helix domain-containing protein, producing MLFGDRIKELRNLADMSQQELANRTGLSLRSIQNYESNQRYPKDVAILNKLCAALGTTIEELMKEEDQFILEAASKFGSRGKNDAEKLIEEVGGLFAGGELNEEDKDKVFRAITEMYWKAKDNNKKYTPKKYKKNSGANK from the coding sequence ATGTTATTTGGTGATAGAATTAAAGAACTCAGGAATTTGGCTGATATGAGTCAGCAGGAATTGGCGAACAGGACAGGCCTTTCATTACGCTCCATTCAGAATTATGAGAGCAATCAACGCTATCCGAAGGATGTGGCTATCCTAAACAAGCTTTGTGCCGCATTAGGCACAACCATTGAGGAGCTGATGAAAGAAGAAGACCAATTTATTTTGGAAGCAGCATCGAAATTTGGTTCACGTGGTAAAAATGATGCCGAGAAACTCATAGAAGAAGTTGGCGGACTTTTTGCCGGCGGCGAACTGAATGAAGAAGATAAAGATAAGGTTTTTAGAGCTATTACCGAAATGTATTGGAAAGCAAAAGACAATAATAAAAAGTACACTCCCAAAAAATACAAAAAGAACAGCGGGGCTAATAAATAG
- a CDS encoding sigma factor-like helix-turn-helix DNA-binding protein: MAYERRIPNYRKMYPAASEEVIAVLRQSERRLQYLEYDLKVERFVLDETKQVAFFIPSREDSLERLMDADAQFVDEETNVEEIAIKAVMIAKLKESLGLLSADELEMIHALFYQGLTEREFAKNVGIPQKTINDRKARILRKLKKLLENQK; the protein is encoded by the coding sequence ATGGCATATGAAAGAAGAATACCAAATTATCGAAAGATGTACCCTGCTGCAAGTGAAGAGGTGATAGCGGTTTTAAGACAAAGTGAGAGAAGGCTTCAATATCTTGAATATGACCTTAAAGTAGAGCGATTTGTTTTGGATGAAACCAAGCAAGTCGCTTTTTTTATTCCAAGCAGAGAGGATTCGTTGGAACGGTTGATGGATGCAGATGCTCAGTTTGTTGATGAAGAGACAAATGTTGAAGAAATAGCGATCAAGGCTGTGATGATTGCAAAGCTTAAAGAGAGCCTGGGGTTACTCAGTGCTGATGAATTAGAAATGATTCATGCACTGTTCTACCAAGGTTTAACGGAACGAGAATTCGCTAAGAACGTTGGAATTCCTCAGAAAACCATAAACGACAGGAAAGCGAGAATACTCCGTAAGCTAAAAAAACTTTTAGAAAATCAAAAATAA